In Luteitalea sp., the genomic stretch GTCGATCGGCGTGAAGATCGCCGGAGAGGGTGAGGATCGTCCGCGCCTCGAGGAGCTGATTGCGCGGTATGGCCTCGAAGGTCGCGTCGAGCTCCTGGGGCACATCTCAGACGATGAGCTGGTCGAGCATTATGCGCGGTGCCGGGCAGTCTTTTTTGCTCCGTGGAACGAAGACTACGGCTTCGTCACGCTGGAGGCGTTTCGATCCGGCAAAGCCGTGGTCACCGCGCCCGATAGCGGTGGGCCGGCCGAGCTGGTCGTCCACGGCACAACCGGCCTCGTCGTCGACCCGACACCGGATCGGATGGCGGAATGCTTGGATCGCCTTGCGGGAGATCGCGGCCTTGCGGAGCGGCTCGGTCGTGCCGCCTTGCCCGTTGCTGCCCGCCACACCTGGGCCCACGTCGTCGACGTCCTGACCCGCTAGAAAAAGGAACCGGGTACCATTTCGCGCCCGAAAAGGTACCCGGTTCCTTTTCCTAACCGCCCCGCTGCGGTTGTCGTCTAATTTGACAGATGGAGGCGACCGAGGCCGCACTCCTGGCGCGGGCTCGCGCCGGTGATTCGGACGCGTTTGGCGAATTGGTCAAGCGCCACAGCCGGGGTGTGTTCGCGGTCGCGTTTCGTGTGACCGGCAACGAGCACGATGCCGAGGATGTCGTCCAGGAGACGTTCATCAAGGCCTATCGCCAGCTCGGGCGGTTCGAGGAACGGGCGCGCTTCAGTACCTGGCTGACGCGCATCGCTGCGAACTGCGCAGTTGACCTCCTGCGCTCCCGATCCAACCGTGAGCCGGCGAATGGTGAGACAGAAATGGGAGGTGCGGCATCGGAAGCGTGCCCTTGTTTGGCGCCGCTGCCAGATCGGGCGGCTCTTGGCGGTGAGGTGCGTGAACGTATCCAGGTCGCGATGGCGGAGTTGACCGCCATGGAGCGGGCCGCATTCGTGCTACGCCATTTCGAAGGGGAATCAATCGAGGTGATCAGCGCAGAGCTCGGGCTGAAGGCGAGCGCGACCAAGCACAGCATCTTTCGTGCGGTGCGAAAGATGCGCGCGGCGCTCGAGCCGTTCGTGCGCCCGGCCGCGGCTCCTCGAGGAAGCGCAGGGTCGAGCGGGAACCGACCCGTGTTCGCCAAGCGGGCAGACGTGTGAGGAGCTGAGCACTCGTCTCGCCTCAGCGGACGGAAGCCATGCACCATTTGAACGACGAACAGCTCATTCTCTTTCACTATGGCGAGGCGCCAGAAACGGAGGGCTGCGCGCGGCACCTGGAAGGGTGCGCGTCGTGTCGTCGAGCATACGAGGCGCTACGGGTGGTGCTTGCCGCGGGGACGTCCTGGGAACCACCGTCGCGTGATGCGCTGTACGGGGAGCGCGTGTGGGCGCAGCTCGAGCCGCAGCTCCGAGCGTTACAGCGTTCGTCGTCACCGAAGGTCGCGGGCGCGCCGTTCGACGGCGAGCGCCAGCCGCACGCCGGTTGGCTCGGCGCACTCCGCGATCTGTTGCGGCCCCGTGTCGTCGTGCTTGCAGGCTACGGCGCGGCGCTAGCCATGTTGGTCTTCGTGCTCGTGCAGTCATCACCTCGGCCCGAAGAGCCATCGCCGCTCACAGAATCGGTCCTGATGGATCAGGCGCGTGAGCGCGTCCTGCTCGGCTCGCTTGGCGATCACTTCGATCGCTCGCAGATCATGCTGCTCGAGCTGGCGAATCAAGATGAGGCGTTCGACGCTTCCAGCGCGCAGGACTGGGCGCAGGATCTGCTCGCGACGAACCGGCTGTACCGGCAGGCGGCCGCGAGCGATGGTGAAGCGGCCATGGCCAACGTGCTCGATGATTTGGAGCGGGTGTTGCTTCACGTTGCGCACGCGCCGGGAGAGCCGCAGGCGCAACCGGCGAGCCTCCGAGCGACGAGAGCGGACGCTCGCGAGATGCTGTTCAAATTGCGCGTCGCAGGCGACACGGTGCGAGCCCGCGAGCGCGCGGCATTCGAGATGCCCTGAAACAATGCCTGTCATCTTTGCAGGGCACCTCTTCGGAGCTTTGTTATGTCCACGGCACGTTTAATCGTCATTACCGTCGGCACCGTCGCGCTCGGCGTGGGGACTGTGCTCGCGCAGCCAGCACGCTCGACGCCGCTGATGCCACGAGAGCTCGACGAGTCGTTCGACATCGCCCTTGTCATGCTTTCCGCCGGCCAGGCACGTGCGGAGGCCGAGGCGCAAGCGGAGGCGCAAGCGGAGGCGCAAGCGGCGGCGGAGAGAGATCGGAGCCACGCGCAAGCGGAAGCCCTCAGAGTCCAGGTCGAGGCGCAGGCCGAGGCGGTCAGGGCCCAGACCGAGGCAGCTCGCGCGCAAGTCGAGGCCGCCGCGCAAGATTTTCCGTACCAAATGTTCTTTCACGGGCGCGGCGATTTCGAGTACGGCCGCGCCATCAACGCGCTCGACCGGGGGCTCTATGCCGAGGCGTTGTCTAGCCTGACGAAGCTCAGCGAGCTGCAGCAGAA encodes the following:
- a CDS encoding sigma-70 family RNA polymerase sigma factor codes for the protein MEATEAALLARARAGDSDAFGELVKRHSRGVFAVAFRVTGNEHDAEDVVQETFIKAYRQLGRFEERARFSTWLTRIAANCAVDLLRSRSNREPANGETEMGGAASEACPCLAPLPDRAALGGEVRERIQVAMAELTAMERAAFVLRHFEGESIEVISAELGLKASATKHSIFRAVRKMRAALEPFVRPAAAPRGSAGSSGNRPVFAKRADV